One segment of Actinomyces sp. 432 DNA contains the following:
- a CDS encoding alkaline phosphatase family protein, with the protein MSTPYLRQVLAAAAAGAGLALRDGPPGAVTAGEARAKAAEWGLLGQDGAARPAGVVVVLVDGLGMQLLQERRGHAPTLRTWMADAASAPGGGRARTCVPSTTAAALTTLGTGAMPGTTGMVGYSVLNPSLRRHLRAGTIPDAAQNLCLITWQDTALDPRRWQDVPTVFERSAPGPHAGARAAASAVTIGPARFAGSGLTEAALRGAVHLGADRMEDRPGLAARALRSGVPLVYLYVGELDHVGHRHGWRSENWLMQLERLDGMLAELMRLVPAGTRVLLTADHGMVDTDAAHRIDLTDYPELARDVAAVAGEPRFSQLYVPHSDPETAAAVADRWRAVLGERALWVGTRAQAGTRIGPVGERAESVLGDVLVAMADNWVVVDPRVHSAGAIGMPGVHGSLTDAEMTVPLLLARA; encoded by the coding sequence ATGAGCACCCCGTACCTACGGCAGGTCCTGGCGGCGGCCGCCGCCGGTGCCGGCCTGGCGCTGCGCGACGGCCCGCCCGGGGCGGTCACGGCCGGCGAGGCCCGTGCGAAGGCAGCTGAATGGGGCCTGCTGGGACAGGACGGCGCTGCCAGACCCGCCGGGGTTGTCGTCGTCCTGGTGGACGGGCTCGGGATGCAGCTGCTTCAGGAGCGGCGTGGGCACGCTCCCACACTGCGCACCTGGATGGCCGACGCCGCCTCCGCCCCGGGCGGGGGCAGGGCCCGCACCTGCGTACCCTCCACGACGGCAGCCGCCCTGACCACCCTCGGCACCGGCGCGATGCCCGGGACTACCGGCATGGTCGGATACAGCGTGCTCAACCCGAGCCTGCGACGTCACCTGCGTGCCGGCACGATCCCGGACGCCGCCCAGAACCTGTGCCTGATTACCTGGCAGGATACGGCACTCGACCCGCGCCGATGGCAGGACGTGCCCACCGTCTTCGAGCGGAGCGCACCCGGGCCGCATGCCGGGGCCCGGGCCGCGGCGTCGGCGGTCACCATCGGTCCGGCGCGCTTCGCCGGCTCCGGCCTGACGGAGGCGGCTCTGCGCGGCGCCGTCCACTTGGGGGCGGACCGTATGGAGGACCGTCCGGGTCTGGCCGCCCGCGCCCTGCGGAGCGGCGTCCCCCTGGTGTACCTGTACGTCGGCGAGCTCGACCACGTCGGCCACCGCCACGGCTGGCGCTCAGAGAACTGGCTGATGCAGCTGGAGCGCCTGGACGGGATGCTGGCGGAGCTGATGCGCCTGGTCCCCGCGGGCACCCGCGTGCTCCTGACCGCCGACCACGGCATGGTCGACACCGACGCGGCCCACCGCATTGACCTGACCGACTACCCAGAACTCGCCCGTGACGTCGCAGCCGTAGCCGGGGAGCCGCGTTTCAGCCAGCTGTACGTGCCCCACTCCGACCCGGAGACGGCTGCCGCCGTCGCCGACCGCTGGCGGGCGGTGCTGGGGGAGCGGGCGCTCTGGGTGGGAACCCGCGCGCAGGCCGGCACCCGGATCGGCCCCGTTGGGGAGCGGGCTGAGAGCGTCCTGGGTGACGTGCTGGTGGCCATGGCCGACAACTGGGTCGTCGTCGACCCGCGCGTGCACTCCGCGGGAGCAATCGGCATGCCGGGCGTGCACGGCTCTCTCACGGATGCCGAGATGACGGTGCCGCTGCTGCTGGCCCGCGCCTGA